A region of the Amycolatopsis sp. cg13 genome:
CGCCACCAGCGCGGCCACTCGGATGTTCCGGGTCCAGCGCACGTGTCCCCACACTCCTCAGTTCACTCGTTTGTGGGAATGGACCCTAACCGCGACCCCCGACAGAAACCACTGGTTAGGAATCCTCGCCACGGAATCTCAAGGGCCGGAATATTGTCGCTCGATCGGGGTAAGGTCGCGCCGTGCACGCGTCCGTGACCCCGCTGCTGGCCGACAGCAGCCGTCCCCTCTTCGAATGGCGGTGGGTCGAACGCAACGCTGACGCGATTCTTCAGCGGCTCGGCGAGCACATCGCCCTCACCGCGACCGCGCTCGGCGTCGGTCTCGTGCTGTCGCTCGCGCTGGCCACGCTGTGCCTGCGCTACCGCTGGTTCTATCCGTTCGTCGTGGGCGCCGCGGGCGCGCTCTACGTGATCCCGAGCCTCGGCGCGTTCGCGCTGCTGGTTCCCTTGCTCGGGTTCTCCTTCGCGACGTCGGTGATCCCGCTGGCCACGTACACGCTGCTGATCCTGATCCGCAACATCGTGACCGGCGTGCAGCAGGTGCCGACCGAGGTGCGCGAGGCTGCGGTCGGGATGGGCTTCACGCCGCGTCGGCTGTTGTGGCAGGTGGAACTGCCGCTCGCGCTGCCGGTGGTGATCGCCGGGCTGCGGGTGGCCGCGGTGACGACGATCGGCCTGGTCACCG
Encoded here:
- a CDS encoding ABC transporter permease — its product is MHASVTPLLADSSRPLFEWRWVERNADAILQRLGEHIALTATALGVGLVLSLALATLCLRYRWFYPFVVGAAGALYVIPSLGAFALLVPLLGFSFATSVIPLATYTLLILIRNIVTGVQQVPTEVREAAVGMGFTPRRLLWQVELPLALPVVIAGLRVAAVTTIGLVTVTSLLGKGGLGYFIRAGIQTPIPNPSPIIVGIVLSIALAVLVDLLLWLSERALAPWARRAVR